Part of the Urocitellus parryii isolate mUroPar1 chromosome 2, mUroPar1.hap1, whole genome shotgun sequence genome, ctgagctacaaccccagcccctatattttttaaatagtgaaaatgtaaatacaaatgtttaaaaaatgaatatatgaattgcataatttatatataaattatttataaataagtggAGAGAGCTAAGGATCATCTTGTTTCATGTCATCTTAGGACTGGATTTTGAGCTCTGAAGAACTCACACCCACCCCTTTGGCTTCACAGGATTGAACTACAATAGAAAACTAGAAGAATTAAAAAGTGTAGAAACTATAATTTACAAAtggtatttggaaatattttaacttATAGTTTCAAAATTCagttaatatttcaaattatcttatattgcttttaattttttttttttttttttttttagtaagacaAAAGCCTAAAGTGATCAACTGTCAGAGAGCTGAGACTGAACTATGTTTTTTCCTCAAAACCATGAACCACAAAGACCTACGGAGTAGAAAGCTAGAGATGACTGAGGTCTGTGGACATGAAGGGTTGTGCTTTTTCTAAATAGAGACATGAGAAGTCCTTATCATGGAAACAGTCTCAAAAGTTAAACAAGAAAGGATTGGTGTCTAACATAGAATAGGATCTATATAATTCTGGGCAACAATCTCTTTGTTAGGTAAATCTTACAGATTTATTCAGCATTAACTCAGAACCACATTCAAATGTGGAATTTGGATTTTTTCATTTCAACAATCTACTtgattttcatttgcattatTAAACTgcctttgaatttctttaatcTCTGTACTCCTACTTCTGATATTTGAGATAAACACTATTTAGAACactgtgtactttttttttgcatcccaCTTATGAATATGAGTGtagaaaatatctaaaaaggattcaagaaaaagcaaagaaaaattatgcattaaaaaaataagatcagtGTTTACTTGCTAACAGTGGTGATAAGGGTCACAAAAAGCATTAACACCTACAAAGTACTGAGCTATATCATGTGTACACTTTCACACTCATTATTTATTTGCCAATTCTGGATCAGAGATTCTCATTCCTGTGTCAGATAATTGATCATCATCAAAGTCCTAAAAACTTGCCAAGatttatattatcttattttctgatttctgtgcTCTTTATTCAGCTAGTACTTATAAAATGTGCTGCACAGGAGCAGGACTAGTGGTCTCAGGTAAAGTCActcacatagacacacacacacagggcactTTATGATTCAAATGTTTGTGTCCAAATTTAGGTGGAAAATTCTAACCCCCAAGGCAATCACGGTAATTAGGAGATGGGCCTCAGAGAGGTAATAAGGATGAAGCCTTCACACGTGGGATTAGTACTCTTCTACAAGAGGCCCCATAGTGACCGGCCATGTGAGATCACATGAGGAAGCAAGCCCTTACCAGATAAGGAATTGCAGGCAGcttgaccttggactttccaGTCGACAGAACTATGGGAAACAAATTTCTACTGTTTATAAGCCATGCAGGTctatattttgttacagcagcccaaatGTAGTAAGAATTCAAGGATAAGGAAGGATAGTTGAATCTGTTTGGAACCCACTAGGTAACTGGACAGTCCCCTCTGTATGTCTTGATTTTCTTTGTCATCTTTTAATTTCCATTGCACTTTGGTTTTTCCAAACTACACCAGGAACACAATTTCCAAGGGAACAGCCTAGCAACTCAGCTGGAGCACCAAAACTCCTAGAAGACATCAGAATGACCAAGCTTGGGTGAGAGGTGCACTCTCTATTCAACTGACTCTAAGTTAGGGAAATTACTAGTAATGGAAGTAAAGTCGTTATGAGCACCGTGGTAGATCAATCTGGCCAAATCAATTATAAATGTTATGAAGTATCCTGTGTTTTACTAAGACAATTatacaaaaatctttaaaaattctaatgaaaCAATTGTGTTATAGTTAAGTACAATTATGGGTCTCTGGGAGGTTAGAGTCTGCCTGTCACACTGGACTTTGATGAAAAAGGCAAACACTTGAAGGCAGTGAGAAGTTGGGGTGGTTACCACATTTTGCTACCCTAATACCTCATTATGATCAATGGGAAAACAGaacattttcttccaaaatacaaACCTTTAATGGTCCATAGACTACTGAATAAAGTCCTCAAGATGGCATATAAAGGAACTGTGGgggggggtagctcagtggtgcagcatgtgtgaggccttgggttcaatctctagcatcacattttaaaaaaaggaaaaataaataaataataaaatagagaaggTCCTCCATAACTCAGTCCCATGCACTTTGCATTCTAAAGTTCTCACTAACCCTCCTGGGTCTGCTTTTCCCTTACAGCACTGATCATTGTGCattattgaagccagatttacagataggtagttagtgtagttaggtaaattgggtctaatatcgagtaagagaactaaaatggaggccattatagagaatggagtccaggaaagcagagcagcacttggttaatgtccccaaggcttGGGACCCAttctaaggaactgttaatgaaacagctctcAGCAAACAGGGAAATGCTGAACAaagctgccccaggcccttcctgcccaggttACACCTTCAGCGCccctatctcccaccttttgggccttcccatctgcattctatcactgaaagataaagggaaacaaaatacatgagtgtgggaaagctgaaagaagactttagctataaaaaagggaagacctgccccttccacggattccggattctgccttttgggtccccttcttcccctGGGGAGAAGTCCTTTCTGCCGttctttaataaagcttctactttccactctaaacttgccttggTGTGTTTCTCTgatgttatacttcagcattccggtaagcaagaactcgtcaccaaGCCGATGAACAGCGGTAACATTATAATTGGCTGGTTATACATAAGTCCCTTTTAGTATATTGTAAGCCTCCACAAAGGTGTATCTTTTAACATACAGTGTTGGGTATATTTAGGATGCTCAGCaagtatttgatgaatgaataatatgCTCCTACATTTTTATCATGAAGTCATAAAATTTTAGTAGTTCTCCTTTTATCAGAATGCGatcattatgtataatttaaggcaccaattttaaaaaaatgaacataactcttttaaaatgaattctcaATCCCTAGATATCCACCTAGCTGGCCTAGCACTTTAACAATGTTACTGAAATCAAACCAAGAACCAGGAGTTGAATATAATCTTTCTGAATTAGAATCAGTTTCTACATCAAATCCTTTACAGgttttttaaagctttaaaatttttgaaattttttatcttAGTAATTTGCAATTAAATCACTctctggttggttggtttttttttttttggtactggggattgaatctaggggaaCTCAATCACTGAGACACTTTCCCaaccccttttttgtattttatttagggacagggtcttactgacttgcttagggccttactaaattgctgagtctggctttgaacttgtgatcctcctgctttagcctcccaagccgctgggattacaggcatgtgccactgcacctggcactcTCAGGTATTTTAAATGGTAGTAGATTCTGAATTATTTCAGACAGGAAGCAAACTTTGACAAATAAATTCACTATAATAGCTTGCTGGACTCCTTGATGCACATCTGTcctcccagttacttgggaggatgaggtagAGGTTCACTTGAGACAGCCTGAGAAACACAGCAAGACCTCTTATTAACACCAAATGAATATCACTACTTTAACTCAAAATGCACCACttttgctgggcgcagtggcatacatctataatcctagcggcttgggaggctgtagcaggatcacaagttcaaagacagccttagaaaaagcgaggcactaagcaactcagtgagactctgtctctaaataaagtataagaagggctggggatgtggctcagtggccaagtgcccctgagttcaatccctactatcCCACCCCCCCATCCCAAAACGCACCATTGGTGAAGAGGATATACTCAAAAGAGTACAGCATTTTATGCTTCTTGGAAACTTTAGACTTTACTACTAGTCCTGCAATTAAACataaaaggtattttattttgaacagcTTCATTCAAAAGTTGAGTCTTAAATGTTACTTTAATAGTATCCAAAAAGAATCTGGTTTAGTTattaatgacttatttttatttttaaaaactctagtaTTTTACTCACTGTATATagagaactgaatttttaaaaaagagtttctaTCTTTATGTGGATTATCTTGAGATATGAAGAACCAAATTATTCTTTGGTTTTATTACACGGGAAAAACAACACGCAGTCTAGTCAAACAACTTTGTGATATTTATATTCCATTGCACAGATATGGGTTATACAAATTAGTAACACAAGTTATTTCTTAAACtccaaacattttctaaaatattattacaGCATATGCCTAAGATATTAAAACATCAAGGTGGAAATCATACTCTAAATAGTTGAATGCAACACTGAAAATActgtacattttaattaaaagaaaattaaaatgtgtgcTCAAATGCTCTAACAAACTAGGCAGCAGGGAACTAACAACTACAAATAAGTCACTGTGGTCCATTTTaatgtatgcacatatatgattATTCTTTAGATAACCCCTCCTCTTGAAAAtgcataattaaaacataaaaatccagataaatgattaaaaattttaattcatcctAACACTAAGATTGGTGGTGAAGTGCAGTATTATCCATGACTTCATACAATTACTAATTCGAATATAAAAGACACCACacttagaaagaagaaaagatgtttttaaaggtAATGGTTTTAATTGAATTAATGAGATGAAAAGATAGTGAAGCCCTGTTTGCTACTTACAtgaaagtagatttaaaaaataatcactgcACAAAATACAAAGGATGGGGTTATGCTGTGgtattaaatttttcttcatgtttttcttaaCTGTTCAAGAACAAATTAAAGTTTCCACggcaaatttgttttcaaaatgccGAATTGTGACACAATTACTGGCTTCACGTTTCTGAATACCTGTTTGggagaaaaaagttttttaaattttttgttctttaataaaaaatacattaatcttCAGATAATGTTTGAGATGCATGAAAACATTTCATTATATTCCATAAACTTCTATAGCTTTGCTTACATTATAGataatttctctcccttttctgaaTTAAGCATCTTCACAGATCATAGCAACAATAATAAGACTTCCAGATTGTTTGCAAATTTTTTAACCTGAAGGTTTTGGAAATGTTTTACATCTTGACTGTGGTAGTATTTGCATGACCACGTGTACATTTGTGGAAACTgagaaatatacaataaaaaggaaaaatttcggtatgtattttgtatgtaTCCATTTGTATGAATctgttttgactttaaaaaaattatgaacctatctacaaagaacaaatttaaaaaattatgaaccaagataatttttaaatgttaagaaatcaAGTGGTAGTTTTCAGATGACTCATCAGCCCCAGGTGAAGAGAAcagtattattattgttaataaaaGCCAGGAAAGCTGGGTGACACAAAGAAGTCATACCACAGTGCATCTGAATGGCACTTCTTGATTTCTATAGTTCTGTCACAGGTActcttgtattatttttacaatAGAAAATAGGAACATACTGTTATCCTTATTTTTCAGGTGAGAAAACAAAGGTTAAGTGATTTGGCAAAGTGACATTAGTTGGATCAAAGCTCTTAATTCCTCACCCTAATTCTTTTCTAACTAAACTATGATTATCCTCAATGTGATCTAAAAGACAAACAGCTTGCTTATGATCCAAATCACTGAAAATACAAGTGAAGATCTGGTCTGAAGAGACCTTCTGGATAACAGAATGGATGAGACATGGTGGGGATAGAAAGTCAGACTAGGCAGCTATATGGAAAGCGAGACACCTGTTTTTTTCAAGACAATGCCATTTCAAACTGACTTGTTTTCTCTATCTGCAAAGGGTATATTTAGAATTAAGACGATTGTATAAATCTGGAAGTATTACATAGTGAcacaatatcattttattttctcaccgCAAGCATACTGAAAACGATGATCAAGCTTCatctaaatattttaacacaATGAAGTGGCATAATGGAATTTTCTGCCAatacttttaaagttaaaaagtaTTACCTTTAATAGTTTCTCTGCGTTGCAGTTTGTAAGTTTCCTTGTCATGACACAGTCGATAAATAAAGAAACCCAAGCGATCGATGTTTTCAATGCGATCAGTAATAACCATGTGCTCATGAATCAGGTATGACTGTGGCAGATAGGTTCCAGCctacatttagaaaataacatAAGAAAACCTCAAAATGTACATTGAACAAACTAGGAAAAAAAGGACACAATTCTTAGAGATTTTAGTATTATACAAGAATTGACAAACTACTAACCATCTaccatatacattatatatatatattcttatggATTTTcgttttttgagatagggcctgctatgttgcccaggctagcctcaaaatcttgagctcaagtgatcctcctgcctcaccctccgaAATAGCTGGGACGATAGGTGCaggccactatgcccagctataAACAAAGAGTTTTGTTGGAATACAGTCATGCCTAGTTGCTTACATATTGTCTATGGCATCAAAATTAAATAGTTGGCTAATACTTACTCTCTAGTcctttaattgtattttaatttcaaaatataaaactttcaaaaaCTAAAGAAGACAAAAAGCTATGAGTCTGAGTAGTTCTTTGTAAAACTCTTGGTTATATTTTGGTAAGATGGGTTCCTATAGTGCTAATTTCTCAACAGAGAATTCTAAGACACTGTGAcaatattattaatgaaaatacTAAACATTTTTATACCTTGATGTTAATAAGTAACTCCAACAGGTTTCTGGGCGGCATAACAATGGAAGTGTTCAGAGGGATCACATAGCATTTATCCAGGTGAAGATCTAAATACGCAGTGAGTTTCTGGGAAGAAAAAGATGCATTTTAGTTAGATGAATATCTGTAAGACAGGCAGCAACTAGATTTTTGAGATTAATTGGTACCAATAAAATGGGTTGACTTTAGAATGTATCAATCATCTGTATTTCAATAAATTAAGAATTTGGCGAGATAGGAAAATAGGAATGGGGGAGAAAAAATTATTGCTAGTAAATAAAATTCTTCCAGGGGCTTGTTTCTATAATAagtaataatagtacctattaaaattaattacaaataCCTATCATTGGATTGGGAGATTTGGTGCCCTTCATTTATAAGCCCAAATACCCCTTCCCCTCTTATGTATGTGAAATACTAGCACCATCCTTAGAGCACTGGGAAAACGACCTCTTAAAATGATTTTGTCTTCTGTGGTTCAGATGAGAAAGCCCAGTTCACAATATAGCTTTGAGGACAGAGTTAAAGTGAACCCTACAACACTGAGATTTCTAAGAACTCGGTGTTAGCTACTATTATTTACTGTTTGCTTTGGCTAAGTTTTTTAACTTGAAGTAATTTCTCAAAATggtttatatgaaatgtctgcAAAATTAACTGCAGGGATACATGTCAATGTTCAAAATGGCAAAACCACAGGCAATCAATGAAGGTCTGAATCTCTGAATCCTGGTTTGAGGAAGCAAGTTCCTAGGATGAAAGTACTGGGGAAATTgaaatataaactaatataactaaataatatgttaattttcttaGACATGATAATGACATTGTAGTTGTGTAGAAGAATATCCCTTTTCTTAAGAGATAACAGATTAAGTATTCAGGGGTAAATAGTCAAATGGtaggaaaataaagatgaagtaaatatggcaaaatgtCGGAGCCGGATTGGAAGATTTGGGTATCACATCAACTCTTTTCCATTgcataaaaatgttgaaaagtagGGGGGAAATGCAGAATGAGAACTTAGACAAAgatcaataaataattaatttctgaaaaattctaTAAAGAAGTGGGAACACAAATTACATCCTTCTAAGAAAATATgggagtaagaaaaaaaataaaaataatttgccagCAAAGGAAGAAGAGCCATGAAGTGGGCTTTCACAGTAGGTaaggcaagggaagaatggatgTAAGATGTGAGAAGACCAGGTCCCTAGGGGTCTGCTtgagagaaagcaaagaaatccaattccatttttaaaagtaaaaattaaatagaaaatttaacaaaCACTGAAATTAAACTACAAAAAGCACAAACGAAAAACCtacattcttaaaattttggACACTTGGCTCACCTTGTTAAAGTCATGAACAATGTTAGCAGGATCACTATCTGCAAAATCTGGGACAGGCACGCTGATGAATTCAACCGCTTCTTCTtcaaagattttaatattttcttcaattgtCTGGTAGCGAGCAGCTGGGGCATCTGCAGAAGGCTCATTTAAGATGACATCATCTTTGATGTACTTTATTCCACAGTAGTACACGTCATCTGGCTATAGAGAGTTTAAACACTCATTTCAGCAATTCAGGGTGAGACAGGTTTTTAAATGTAAGCATTACTTAAGCTGCCACCTCTATCTAAATAGCATTTTGCTTGCAAACTCTTACTTTTAGATGACAGGTCAGACAGTTTAATTACAGAGTTAACACATTCTTTAAGATCAGGTTCtgaagtaatattaaaaaaaaatggcttcagaaggagaaaagcagctgatttttccctttactttttgTGGTAGATAAAAACAGAGTGTAGGAGAAATTATTCATCTAGTGACAAGTAAGTGTGAAGAAACACACAGGCCTACTTCTACCTGCAGGCACTGATTTTCAcaaaagaatatatgaagaaacaaGTCATGTTTTTGTCTGAAAGAACTTGCTTTTGATGTAGTTTACTTATTAcatgatttttcctttattagCCAATACtgataattttttgaattttacacATAAGTACACGTAAATCTGATTTTTCCTTTATATCATAATTAAGTGAAAAACAGAGTAAATCTTTGtaattgtattatatttaaatgtaagcaTTTCTGAAAATGCTACAAAGCCAAGTTCCAACCTCTATCTAAATTGCCTTTTTCTTGCAAACTCTTTTACATTTTGAtgataaataaaccaaaatatagacttcatgtgtgtgtacatgtgggGGGTTGTTTACAGTATACATAAATAGGAGGCCTATTAACAAAATGTTTTGGCGCCAAATGTTATCTCTGAACAGTAgaaatgccaaatgatttttgTCTGtatcacatgtatttttataaaaaattatatttttaaaaatgactagtgggctgggtttgtagctcagtggtagagtgcctgtctagcatg contains:
- the Itm2b gene encoding integral membrane protein 2B; this encodes MVKVTFNSALAQKEAKKDDPKSGEEALIIPPDAVAVDCKDPDDVVPVGQRRAWCWCMCFGLAFMLAGVILGGAYLYKYFALQPDDVYYCGIKYIKDDVILNEPSADAPAARYQTIEENIKIFEEEAVEFISVPVPDFADSDPANIVHDFNKKLTAYLDLHLDKCYVIPLNTSIVMPPRNLLELLINIKAGTYLPQSYLIHEHMVITDRIENIDRLGFFIYRLCHDKETYKLQRRETIKGIQKREASNCVTIRHFENKFAVETLICS